The genomic stretch AGCTCCAAGatactctggttcagaaggaagaAGAACTTGCTAGGCTACATGAAAAGAATAATCATCTCAGACAATACCTGAATTCTACTTTGGTTAAATGTCTTGAAGAAAAGGCCAAGGTGTGTAATAATCTTTTTATAAGGTCAGGGCAGTGATTTAAGAAAGGAAACcattaatgtaaaatttcttaattaaaagCAAGAAGTGTACTTAACAACAGGTCATGGGATATATGAGTAGAATGAATAACATTTCTTAAGGAAGTACATGACTTTCACTAGAACTTTTATGTATCATTTATTAGAAGTATCTAGATTGCAGATTCTATCCAGACATTATTACAAAAATAGTTTCTTATATATCAAAAGCTAGGGATTGCTGAGGAAACAGGTTGATCAAATGGAGAGTTAGGTGGAAATCAgagatttaaaaactcagttgttttaattatcttcttaatgtagaaattaaagatttaaaaactcagttgttttaattattttctggctTTAGGAAAATCATTCTCAATTAGAAATTTGGTTACCTGCagctacaaaaactaaaaatctgtGAAAAATCTCTCTCAATCTAAGATGCTGTGATGATAACTGGAGCTTAGTATCTTGAGCAGCAATTCAGTATATAcagttacattattttttattcacatttttcttacACTATTAAATGAGCTATTTCTAACTCAAAGATAGCTTGCCTATAGtctctttgtgttcttttttctttagttttgtgtttttcctaGTATGTGTTTGCTTCTATGACCAATTTTTACTTTACTCTTAGAGAAACTATTATTTGATATTATGTAATCTAAATTGATTATGTGTCTGCTGCTTTTACTGAATCTAACAGTTGAGAGAAGAAAAGATACTAGATTTGACTACTTTACTGTATAGTAAGCTTTCATAAATAAAGGGCTAGCATTGGCTTCTAACTCTAGCCACCATTCCttgaaaaagacattattaaattattaaatgacattaattagctttacctttcttgacctcagttctgcaagatttaaaataacaactgTTTTCAAGGGATTGCTTTGAAAGTTAATGAAATAACATAAGGAATGTTGTATAGTGTTTAAACAAGAGTTCTGTCTATATTCAGATGACTTAGGTTTAATTCTAGGCTAAGGGATACTTAGCAAGTCACAAATATGTCTgtgtcttagtttcctcattaaTGGAGATTTTAACAGTATCTATATCCAAAGAAATAGTGCATGTGATGAACTATTCATAAAttatatcaaataataatttgtttattttatcagtgataattcaataaacaattgcttttattgtcatttttgtaaaaattatcaCTTCTCTGATTTGAAATCTTCAAGACATGATCtgcttttttcaagtttcaaactgaGAGTAAGAAATGAATTCAGGTTCCTAAGAAATAAGATGTTATCATGGATTTTACTTTAGTAACAGACAGTAATCTAATCCATTTTACttgtatgtgaaaaaatattagaaatttaacctatttttctaaagaatgagGGTAACTAGTAGATATTTAAAGGaagtataattttcaaatgtcattTCTTCAGAAATTGTTATCATCAGATGAGTTCTCCAAAGTGTGTGGAAAAttcagaaaggggaagaggaaacaCAAAGAGCAGGGATACTCTCCTGCTGAGATCCCCCATCCTAAATATGCCAAGAGAAACCTCTCTTGTGAGTTTGCTAACTGTGAAAAACCACCTGGGCCCCATGGTGATCCCTGGGTGCTACAAACACTTGGATTGAAAGACCTCAACACCATTGATGACACCTCATCAGCTAACTACAGTGCCCTCTCCTCTCATCCCAGAATAGTGACTAGCACATACTCCCATTTTCTGAGTGATGCCATTGATTATGAAAATGTCCACAGAGAGGATGTGCCAATCAACTATGGTGGTGAAAGAACAACCCCCTTGCACAGCACTGCCAGCCATGGGGAAGACTTCCACTACTTTTCTCAACTTTCAAATCCCCCAACAGAGGTGCAAACACTTCCTTATCATCCAGCTGATGTGTCACCCAACAAGACAGAGATGAAATTTTACACATCCCTGAGTCCTCACTGTAATGTCAAAACTCATTCTTTCCACCAGGAACAAGCCTTTGTGTGTAGAGATGAAGAAGGAGACTGGAAGTTTACCTGGGTCCCTAAACAGCCTTAGTGACCCCTCTTGTATCACAGAGCACTGCCAGGAACTCTTTTACAAAGATCTCTCTTGCACTTGAACCTGACTATGTGGAGCATAGAAGCTATTGCCCAGACAATCTTTAGCCACTTTAAATGTTACTCTCAACTACCACTTAAATTTGTAGGGAATAGCTTCCAAGAATCCATATGAGAGGTATATGCTCTTCCTCCACCTGAACTTGACTAGTTTGCACATCAATGTCTGCtatcaacttcttctctttgcccTGTACTTGAGAAGGTGTTTTCCAATCTTTTGTAGATTTCTTCAAGAACTAGATATACTTTGCTTATCATGACCTGTTTAACACCTTTTGTTCTCTTATCAAGTAGTTTAAATATGTATggtctttatttctctccctcttctacatttctttatttctgaaaattgccTTTAGAATGAGTCCTATTGTTGTTTCAACTACTTCCTCCTGGTTCTTTAAATTGCTAGAGGTAGGGTAAAATCAAGTGTCTGCCCATCACCACTGCTGAAGAAGTATTGTGGATATAAGTAACAGTATGTCCAGAGCAGCTCAAAGAGTCAAGTGTTGCAGGATGGCTTTAGCAAAACATCTCTAAGACAGCTGCGACTCCACTGATAAGCAATAccactgaaaaatgacaaaagttaaaaagaattattaCTTCAGAATGTCCCAATACCTGCTTCCATTGGTATCTGGCCATTGTTTCTTTAACTGACATAGctcaaaaatgatatttttgaggAACTATTACACAACAAATCATCACCTTAAACTGTACAGATGCTGGC from Ictidomys tridecemlineatus isolate mIctTri1 unplaced genomic scaffold, mIctTri1.hap1 Scaffold_307, whole genome shotgun sequence encodes the following:
- the LOC144373214 gene encoding geminin coiled-coil domain-containing protein 1-like, with product MNTILPCQDQYFAGDKSYNCLYSTTPSETSVDVSTETWISFWAAGLLDNSEPQQAPQAQDSSSNSSFPILDSCSWEEAQLSSQLYRNKQLQDTLVQKEEELARLHEKNNHLRQYLNSTLVKCLEEKAKKLLSSDEFSKVCGKFRKGKRKHKEQGYSPAEIPHPKYAKRNLSCEFANCEKPPGPHGDPWVLQTLGLKDLNTIDDTSSANYSALSSHPRIVTSTYSHFLSDAIDYENVHREDVPINYGGERTTPLHSTASHGEDFHYFSQLSNPPTEVQTLPYHPADVSPNKTEMKFYTSLSPHCNVKTHSFHQEQAFVCRDEEGDWKFTWVPKQP